The Castanea sativa cultivar Marrone di Chiusa Pesio chromosome 4, ASM4071231v1 sequence TCGAATttgctagtatttttttttcttttgtagtaGTCGGTAATATATCCGAAATTTCTGACGCATGCGCTTATGCACTTGCATTTATCTCAAAATAAATGAATCAATGACTTTGGATTGGATGGATGACTAGTGAGACTATGAATTTGACACGAAACTTACATTTGTCGAAGATGGACAGACAGAGGTGTCGCATTCATATATGAGTCACAGAATATACATTCGTTTAAGATATAGAGTTAGCTGACAAAGTTTTGTTCtcatcttttcaaactttttaatTTGGTGACTAAATAATTGTTTCTCATTAATTAAGATCAGTCCAAtagaataattaaaataaaatatatatatatatatatatatatatatatattttacttattGGCCGCTTAATTAAAACtattacaataaatatatatatatatatatatatatatatataaaataaaaactctatttgttaaaatttggaAGCCTTTCAATTTAGGGGCCTTAGGTAACCGCCCTACTATCATTCCACCTTGTTTCCCTTGATAAATTCACTACTAAGTAGTGTGTAGCATTTTTGTTATTACAATGGACAAAGCCAAAGAGGCAAATCCTCAGCAGACTGGGACTTGCACAATTGTCCTCCAACAAATGACCCCAGGGATGAACCAGTGAAGTCTCATCAGCTTGCAAAGCCTTTTAATGACTATTTATGATCATCATTGATTATTACATATGTGAAGTATATTTAATGCATTAGCATTATTACTATTGTTGGTGTAGGGTCCTTGGGCCCAGAAATATATGTGGGGTGGTCCAAGGGTATTCTTCGAGCTAGAAGCCCAGTCTGAGGACACTAAATGGTCTGAGGATGTATAAATATTAACTCATAAGAAAATACAAAgtaaaaaaagagataatgtctgaataaatatgtccgaggaagattgtGTCATCAGCTATGTGAAACCAAGGTAGGAGAAGGGTTGGTTAATATCCACAGGCTATGCTCTAGAATTTCCTATAGGTTAGGGTAGTCACAGTACACATGGAGGATAAGAAGAAGgagggtggaatatctaagataaaagttgttaccaccgcccccgcattgaatgctctgcaactgatATTCTAGCCGCATTAATAAGGAAGTGAGACCTGAGCATCATAGTGGAACTTGGCTCCTATCTCCACAGACTTCAGGGGAGGTGGATGGAACAAGTATCTAAAGGAGCAATCTAACTGTGACGTGGAGGGTGAAGAGGAAATAAAGgaggaagtataaaagaaaaaagggatcttaagcaaaggaagaagaaggggAGGACACGGTAGACCTTAtgatccataattgtaatctatcttgggaAGCAGAAATACAAATTATCATCGGCTTATGTCTGAGGAGAAGATTTCTTTCGtattcatataaacagttcTTCATATATGCCACTGTGATCAAAGTCCATCATTCTTTGTTACCTAAACATCTttagaacctagattttaaGCCCActttctctacaaatttcattgtaaaaaggCCTCTCAGGCCCATCCCCTTCTAATTGTGGGTCCGGGcccgaattgtgtccttacagctGAGTTATAAATATTAActccaattaattaaccaattacccaaattgattaattagatcaaattacataCAAATCAAATTAGGAAAGATCAACATGTCTTTTTGGGACACCCAAAAATACAATGAACAATTATGGGAGCCTAATACAACTTTTTGGCACACTacttaacaataatttttggaCTATGATCGTTATCCTCTCACACTCATTTACTCTCAACAATTCAGTTGGGAGcaattagtctttttttttttcctaggaaTATATATTATCACAGTTCACGAAAAACTTTTGTTGGGCACCTATAAAACTTTTAGTTAAGACATGAAATAATGTATGATTTTGAAATGGTAAAGATCCAATACACACCATAATAACCAATgggtaaaatataataattatcttCCAGAGTTAAGtcatttaacctttttttttttttttttaaaagagtcaTTTAACTACATTAAAtgttctcccttttttttttttttttgcaaaacacacatacacacacaaattttCTCCCTTTTAAAAAAGCTGTCATTCATTCATAGAATTTTTAATAGTATTCTGTGTAGTGtgctctttctttttgaaatattaattttattttcagacATATGTGAGTAATTATCTACGGTAATATTTTCATATAGATatgacaataaaaatattttgatttagtTTGACATCCTTCAAGATGAGATTGCAAGAAGGATAACCAAGTGTCATACTTTAAAGAGGTCGGATGACTAATGGAGGAATTGGAAGCGTGCTTTGAAAGCAAAGCACTTTGATGAGTCAAAAACTGCAACACAAATAATGGCTGAGGTTACAAATATAGTCACTTGCCAAGATTATGCTAAGCTTGTTTACTCTTGGTATAGAggaaatgcaataaaaataatgcATGTGAAAAGATATgtatttgtcattatttttttttccaaggaCCATTTGATATATTCTCTCATATTTGCCCATATAGATAGTTTATACTAATGCAAATATATGGTTTATTGTATTCCAGGAAACTAAAACAATACATTGGAATATAAAAGGAGGCCAAGCTTTGTTGTTGGAGTGACGTTTAGCATGCCTCAAAGAGGGAATATTTAAAGTCTTAGTTTTTACTGTATGTcatttacatttattttatctttgtcTTGTCTTAAGTaccaaaaaatattgtttatacTGTTATTTGGCTATTTGAGATTTCAAACCTCAAATTGTAAGGCTTTATTTGGGATTTGGATCAATATTATTAATTGTTTACAAATACTTTATTACTTTGAGTTTTGAAATTGTGGATTTTAACAACATTTCAAACATGTTATATTACTAATTTTAAGGGAACAAATTAataaccaaaaatatatttttgtaatattcaataatttttataccTTTGGCAGCGGTTTTTATAAGTGCTCTTATATGAAACCTATAGTAGCAATTGTTTTCTCTATTGCAATAACTAATTTACAACAAAGTGTAAGAACGAGAGAGCTAgcaattttttaactttatagCAGCATTCTATAGAGCTGTTGCTAAAGAATCTCTAATAGCAATTCTCAAAACtactattaaaaataatttatgccgGAGATAACAGGAGTATACTAgcatatcaaaaaaaatttagtagcGGTTTACAAAACTGCCACTAAAGAATCCACTGGAATAGATAATTAATTCCAGAATAAAGAGATGAGTGTACTAGCGGCTTTTGATTTTCTAGCAATAATTCTAGGAATTGCTGCTATAGATATTTTCTATGCCAACAATTCTTAAAACCattgttataacttataatgaCGGAAACTTAACAGCGGTAATTTAGGTTATAGTAGCGGTTCTAAAAACCACTGGTATAGAACTATTTGACTTTTAGTAGCagtttttaatagttttagtAGTGGTTATAACCACagctaaaaatcaagtttttttttttgtagtgtctcCACTTCTCTTTCTTAGAATCATTTGCTTTACCTTAAATAAccaatttattttcctttcaaaaacattatcaatttatttttctcaccaatttattttctcttttttttcatagaatcatcaatttattttcaagataaaagaaaattagaaaatatcAACAGGACATAAAGAGAAGgctatattaatttattatgattgaccattacaatatatatattatgcaaCAATAATAAACAACATGCCCCACTTTCCCCAACACCTTACCTTGTCTTTACAATGAAATTCAAAGGAAGAAAACTAAAGTTTAACTTTTCCAACAAGCATAAAACCCTTATAAATGACTGATCTGATCAATTTAGGTCCTCCCCAAGCATTTTCAAACTCTTTAACTACACTTTCAGATAACAAATCAATACCTTGATCCTTGGCTGTAATTACTGCAGACCATGACATTAACATTCTCAAGAATCCCTCAAATGACAACTCTTTTGGCATATCTAGTAGTTGTGGTTTCCCCTCACATCCTAAACCTACACtttcaaaaggaaatggaagtGTCTTATAAGGATCAAATATGTATTGTATATTTGGGTTCCAATAGGGAAGAGTGGTGTCATGAAAGCGCTTCATTATGGGATCAAATAAGGGGCTAACTACTATGTCATTATAACCCCAAACAGCAATTACACCTCCTGGCTTTTTTAGAATGTGTGTCACAAGTGAGTAGAACTTTGAGAGGTCAAACCAATGGACAGCTTGAGCCACAGTCACTAGATCAACTGAATTTTCTCCTCCAATTAGGCCCACTAATTCATCATCTGCAATGGATAATGGAGTATGGAGATATTGAACATGAGGGTGTGGCAGTGCAAGTTTTAACTGTGCCTCACTCACATCGGTTCCAATTACCTGCTCATAATGCTCAGCAACCTATTAAGAACAAGGTCATGCAACTCTTATAGCCTTAGTGATTATGCATACTCAAAACAACATATTATTATGTCTAATATTCTTCTTACTAAAAACCAATTAAGGTtgttaattgaaaaaataaaaacaaacacagacaagaatataaatataaagCACCCAATGAATCCTTCATGTGAAATCAAATAACAGGACCTCAATTAAACCCCAATATTCCTAAAGT is a genomic window containing:
- the LOC142632295 gene encoding uncharacterized protein LOC142632295 gives rise to the protein MLAALTPHHSLAWDVGTGNGQAAIAVAEHYEQVIGTDVSEAQLKLALPHPHVQYLHTPLSIADDELVGLIGGENSVDLVTVAQAVHWFDLSKFYSLVTHILKKPGGVIAVWGYNDIVVSPLFDPIMKRFHDTTLPYWNPNIQYIFDPYKTLPFPFESVGLGCEGKPQLLDMPKELSFEGFLRMLMSWSAVITAKDQGIDLLSESVVKEFENAWGGPKLIRSVIYKGFMLVGKVKL